The Sorghum bicolor cultivar BTx623 chromosome 6, Sorghum_bicolor_NCBIv3, whole genome shotgun sequence genome contains the following window.
TCCAAAATTGGAAAGTGTGATCAGACCAAAATTCATCAATTGGAGCAGGTGCGGACAAATGAAGCTTATAACTAATTAATTGCTTCATGAATCATTAGATTTATTTCCACAACGGACGAACCGAATTTCATTACGGATAGTAAAGAAATTACACAGGTTTCAAGTCATCTGCCCAGTTTATGAACTGAGAAGCAACCAAAAAAGCGACGGCAACTACGCCACAACCAGCAAACAACAGGTTTCAGAACGATATAAGAAGCTAACACTGAAAACTGACCCGACTTATTACAAGCCAGATGAGGCTGCCACAGCACGCAGGCCAGCGAAGACTGACTTCCAAGCACCAAAGAACTGAAGCCTTCAGGTCTTGATGATAGCCTGAGAGTCATTTCCTACGGTTCGGTTTAACGTTTGCTTATCTTATAAGCCGTATTTTTTTTGTcagctatatttttttcttataataaattagcaGACAGTACTTTCGATCGTACTTTTTCTGTCTGCACAAATTTGGGCAACTTTACATTGGCCATTACTCCTTTGATGTAAagttaaagttttttttcaccCCCATAGTGATGTTCACCAATAGCGGAACTTGTGGCAGCACGCCATTCAGAGCCGAATGGTTTCAAGGCAATAAATATGTTTACTAgcctgaggttctttgtgacgAAGCATTTCTTGACACATGTACTGATGTACACAGCTTTGTCTGGTTCAAGCATACATATACTTGGAATCAGCGTGCTTGTGTCTGGACGGGCATGTCGAAATTTTATTGTCTGGTCGGGAATGTGTTCAATCTGGAAGGCGCCCTATTATTCTGCTATATGAAGTGCTAATGGAAACGCGTCGGTCTCCAACCCTCCGGAAAGGATATCCTATTCTCTGAAGCGAGGCGATTGAATTGTGTTGGCCTCCGGAAGTTAACACCATGAGACTGGAGAGGCTTTGGTTTGGTCTGGTTTGGTCGAAAAGCACTCGTGCATCCAGCCTGTGAACACTTGGTTTGGATGTACTGATCAAGTTTGTGTCGAAATAACTAACATTCGAATGTGTTCTATTCTGATCTTGCATAGTTCCAagtgagcatctccaacagttatgcaattggaaattgccatttgttggagtttgccaagtccctaaacattttgtcaaaggaaaaataaattcatctccaagtgtttggcatttttgacttgACATTTTCCAAAATAGTAGACCCAACTATTTTTGTCTGGGAATCTTTCATCTTCGCGGGAAATTCTCTTGCGCGTCGCGCGGGCGCTTTCTTTTTCGCGCGCAATTCCTTCGCCCATCGCCGCCAATTCTCTCGCGCGGAGGAGTCGTCTCGCGGGAAACTACCGCGAAGTGGGGAGTACGGACACGACAAGGAGTCCAAGATTCTCGAGATATCAAAATTGCCAAgccattgtgcctatgcaaaaatgccaagtttggtctatcaaatgccaagtttgccaaaatgcataagtcaaatgcaaaactgttggagagcaatttttaagatttttggcaaatttcaagaatgcaaagtccaattgcataactgttggagattgaGAGAACATGATACTAATTCATAAACTTGTTCAGACCCCTTCCCTATAACATGCCCCCTAGAATCCCTCCTATCAACAAAAATCTACTTCTTCCATccctaaataaataattttgtttcctaataaacagtcaaataacctaaaatgcaattagatttataaaaaacaacatgaacttttatattctaaatatatttattataaaagtatattttataattaatatagTGATATTTATTCATATACATATTTGATTAATTTATTTAAATTGTTTAGAGTTCCATTCTTTTAAGGCCTGTTTGGATCTATAGACCTAACAACTAGTTGACTAGTTTTTAGTTCCTAAGTATCTAAATAGATAGACTAATTCTTAGTTCACTTTATGGATTAACTGTTAGTTCGTTAGTTCACTCATACTGCTTCCATTCTAAATAATAAGATATtttaagaatcttagagagtcaaagaatctcaagtttgatcaaattatagagaaaattaTGAAAACTTATGACATATAAAAAAGTatcctatgaaaatataattaataaggaatttaatgatacttagttgacatcataaatattattatttttatcatataaatttagtcaaacttgaaatattttgcctctccaaaattcttgaaatGTTTTATAAATTGAGATAGAGGGAACAGGACTAGTTGTTCCTAGTTGCCTAAGATGGAGACTTTTCTTCACTCTCCTGAGCTCGCTTCTTCGCTTATAAATAGCTGCCCGCTCACCTCGCACACCTTTCATTCATCTCTTCACTCTACTCCACTAGTCCACTCTCGCAGTCACTTCGACGATCGCTTGAGTCCGTGGGAACATGGCCACCGTGTCGTCGTCCTCGACGCCGCCAACGCCGCACCGGCCATCCGTGGAGCGCACGAAGGGTCCCACCGGCCTCGAGAAGCTCGTCCTCCGCGAGTCGCGCGGCTGGTCCGCGGAGGTAACGAGCTCGATCGATTGCCTACCATCCAAAACTTTTCCGGGGACGATTTGGGGGCGCATTCCGTTCGGAGGAAGTCAGGATCGGAGGACGGGAAGGGTGCGATCTGCGTATAGCGTGTGGATTTTAATATGATGGGGTTGAGCCTTGAGCGTCCGGGGTTCGCCAACCAAATTCACGACTCGCGAGTCCGGTTAATTGGAGAATGGAGACGTACTTGCCGGCGATTGGCGTTTAACATTTTAACCGTGCGTGATGAAGAGCGACAGGTGCTGTGTTTTTctggttgttttttttttttgggggggggggggagggggggtgATTTTGTCACTTTGTAATTCGATCATGAATTAGTGGTGCTGTCCATCTAGTTCAGGTTCGATCATTGCAGAATTAATTTCGTGATCTATTCCTCCACAGAGACCAAAAAGCTAGATTGTACAAGTATTACATTTACAACTCGATAAGTGGACTGTGAAaaggtgatgttgaaagacttcAAACATTATGCGGACAATGCCCTGCTTGTTGGGATCTAGTGGCAGAAGACGCACCGACTATGCCACTTGAAAGGGAAAGGGGCCTAGGTATATAGCCTTTCGTTGTCAAGATGGATGACCATCAGGTtgttttggaatttggtctgaTACACATCTGATGACCTGTAGGATAGGATACGTTCCTTTTTTCTGATAAGATGGAGGAACCACAGTGAATCCGTGTTTTTAGTTCTAGCATGTTCGGCTGAGGAGGCCTCAGACCATAACTAAAACTATATGTCTAACTGATATGGATATGATTATGTGTTAAGTTTGTATTAACGAAGTTGCACAACTGCATACTCCTACATAACAAAAAGTCAAAGTTATTGTCGTTTGTGGTAGTTGTAGAGAAGCTAATGGTAGTACTTAGTTGTGGGTTGAGTTGTACCATACAAATGATAACTAGGTAAACTTTTAGTGTTATCCAGTTGTCTAGATCAATCCTTCTTGACTCTTGACACACTAGTTAGTTAACTCTTTAGTCTAACAGGCTCTAAAACTTCTGTCAATGGGTGTCAAATGTCATTCTTGCATTCAACTAGGACTATAAGATGTCCTATAAATTTGCTGCGTTGTTCCTTCTTTTTCTTCCCCATCTTTATTTTTCATCCAAGTTGGAAGCATACCAATTTGCCGAAAGGCAAATCTTTCACGCATGTAGGGCCTGGTACCTGCATGAAAATTATAATCATGTGTCTGTATTAGATCAGGTTTTAGCTCCTGTAGTTGATCAATTATATTGTCTTTTGCAAGGTCCATATTTATGGAGGTCAAGTAACCTCTTGGAAGAATGACCATGGAGATGAATTGCTTTTTATGAGCAGCAAGGTATATAGAAACATTCAAGATGTCATGGCTGACGTCATTGGTTAACTTCTTAATCCATTAGTGCATTAGAAGCATGGGCGATACATCTCTGTCATCCTTGTCcatgccaaaacaaatttattcatTAACTAGATTCGATCTGAACATATCTAATATGCTTTGTCAATACTTCATATTCTTAGTTCCAGAGCCCTTTTGAAATATCACTAAAATACCGTTTCATTTTCTCAGGACCTTAgccctttttattttcatgttttTTTCCCTACAAATGCAAGTTTAACTACTCAATTAAGTATGCCACTCATGGCTCCTCATTTATTATATGCATGTTGCCTCTTAAACATGGCACCTCTTAAACATGGTTTTGACTTGAAGTCCTTTTTCAGGCCATTTTCAAGCCTCCAAAAGCAATCCATGGTGGAATACCCATTTGTTTTCCCCAAGTATGgcaatttcatttttatttcaTAATTTATAAGCTCAAAAAATGCCTGGTCCAATCATCCGAAAGAACCATATATATGCAGTTTGGAACACATGGAAATCTTGAGAAACATGGATTTGCAAGGAACCGTTTCTGGGCTATTGATGATAATCCTCCACCTTTCCCAGTAAACACTGCTATAAAAACTTTTGCTGATCTCATTCTGAAGCCTTCTGAAGAAGATCTCAAGATTTGGCCTCATAGGTTCGTGTTAGAGACCATGAGTCCATGATGTTATCATGTCGATGCTTGACTCTGCTcctcatctatctttaaataaaATTACTACTTGCAGCTTTGAATTTCGATTAAGAGTTGCTCTTGCGCCTGGAGGAGATTTGATTCTCACTTCTCGAATCAGAAATACAAATATTGATGGAAGACCTTTCTCATTTACTTTTGCATACCATACGTACTTCTCGGTATCTGACATAAGGTATGCATAATTTTTTAATCAGTTCATTCCCCCTCTATTCTCAGATTTTGGTTCAGATGTCGTAACCAGAAACTTATCCAATAGTCTGGAATTGGAAttgtggacctatcttgcatatgGCTTTCCAGTTATATGTGTTCAGTTTACTTGTTGATGCCTAGGCCGATACTACCTCCATAATCTTTTACAGTCCCCCAAATTATATTTTGACAATTTCTTTATTTTACATTTATATTATTTAGGGTTATAAAATTATGATAATTAGGTAGTATATTTGATTGCAAATCTAATCATATCAAGTTTGTATTATAAAAGTTAAAAATTGTTAGCTAAatttttggtcaaagttttaaaatttttaatcTTAGTATGCGTGTGCGCCTTATAAAAGAACATGGAGGAAGGATGTATTATGCAT
Protein-coding sequences here:
- the LOC8072286 gene encoding putative glucose-6-phosphate 1-epimerase, yielding MATVSSSSTPPTPHRPSVERTKGPTGLEKLVLRESRGWSAEVHIYGGQVTSWKNDHGDELLFMSSKAIFKPPKAIHGGIPICFPQFGTHGNLEKHGFARNRFWAIDDNPPPFPVNTAIKTFADLILKPSEEDLKIWPHSFEFRLRVALAPGGDLILTSRIRNTNIDGRPFSFTFAYHTYFSVSDISEVRVEGLETLDYLDNLTKERFTEQGDAIVFETEIDKIYLDVPSKVAIIDHEKKRTYVLRKDGLPDTVLWNPWDKRSKIMQDFGDEEYKHMLCVGPANVEKHITLKPGEEWKGKMELTAVPSSYYSGQLDPEKVLQG